The Amphiura filiformis chromosome 8, Afil_fr2py, whole genome shotgun sequence genomic sequence cattttcgttCTCTGCATGCAGGCACCTACTGACATGCACTGGCTGCATCAGTAAACTGAAAAGCACTGAACTTGTCGTTTGGGCAGGGGTAAAATAGGTAAGTACTATAGTAGCCTAAATTTATTACTGTGCAATGTTTTAACAAACTTTATTTCAAATACGTTGTATATATAGGATCATCAAATTGGCtcgaaacattaaaaaaaatatatttgattaagggctggggtatgaacgtttggacagtatttattttgggacattagagcacatcagacatatcgaattgcattctgaatacgaagaatgtccttctgatatgaaataattttgattttttgaaattcgcaatttaatacacattttatggcaaatcattaaaaattgatatttttgatatttaacagtactcgaagtaaactttacaaatctgatgatttatacttaaagtgtatgtaggtgggatgaaaagccgacgatcaattgaaaattttgacctttcgtattggagatatggattttttttcccaaaacaccaaaaaaaaataggtctttttgggaaaaaatccatatcgtcaatatgaaaggtcaaaattttcaattgaccgtcggcttttcctcccagctacatacactttaagaatatatcattagatttatataatttacttcgaggactgttatatatcaaaaatttgaaaaatattaaatttttataatttgtcataaaatttgtattatattgtgattttcaaaaaatgaaaattatttgatatcagaaagacatgcttcgtattcagaatgcaattcgataggtctgaggtgctctcatgtccctcaaaaaatactgtcgaaacgcaataaacgctcattctagatcccttaatagtgATCATATTCTAAacacatatacatgtaccgtatttgaTTAATTGGTCCCGTAATAAAAGAATGTTTTGCCACTAAGTGATGTGCTTGTATTTGGATATTCTGATTTCTCCGTATATTATTCGAAGAGTTTGTTtgcaaaaggcgctaaatccttgtgtcacatttttctggtataatattttaacatttttaagtttaaatgacattaaaCAGTTGGAAttgatatgtttgtaactctagccTATGTTCAACATCATTTTGTCACCTAAAAAAATTCACCAATCCTAAGTtcaaaaatggctgccattggatttagctccttttggaacaaaaacaaaagtttttttaatatttattattttcttcttcgtaCGTGGcgggttaaagagatttgcaattattttttttaaagataaccaaatgtttttataactattctagtggtccaatgttattagattggcaaatACTCTTAGGAATacacacaaagcagcctttggagtTAGTGCCTtttgaaacaaactcttcatttgaaaaagtgaagagcaaatatttctgaaaataattCTGAAATATTGGCTGTTGAATGTTTTTTGTAGAACGTGATTATAAAAATCTGCAACATTGGTAAAATGTATCTCATCTTTGGTATACCAAAACCAGGGACCGAAATCAATTAAGGATTCAATTTTAAGGAATGaataaaatatcatcaatattataCTTCCGAGCAACACGTTTggaatattttgtattttcttgcCAATGAGCGATAGAGATAGGTACGGAAAGCCATCATGTTCATATCACGAAGACAATATTAAATCGGGACCCCTGATGAAAACAAAACGAAAACGCGAGTCATGAGTTTTGTCCATGGGGATTACATCCATGAAACGAACCCGAGGGTGGGACATTCACTAAAAATGGTgacgggatgtgcggccacattgaccccgtTTTTTAACCCCCTCTCACGTCACCCAGTGacccctttttcttttttttctttttactcaCCACCAAAAGATCCCATTTTTCAAGAACTTTGAAAAACGTTCTCCTGTTTTTTCTCTCAAATCCACAAATGTCATtacttttcttcaaattttgcaaACTTATTCAAATTTCGATAACATTGAACAGTTTGTTTCAAAATGTCATATCAAcagaccccccccctttttttttgcgcCTTCTCATTGAAtgacaccattttgacaccattttatgGTGTCAACGCTCTCACCGAAAGATTCCTATTATACATTTAGTTTCGAACTGGTGTCGGCACAGCCCCGTCGActctggtcaccgacatatttgggacccccccttccgaagaaaatgccagccccctaaggcTCTACTTTACAGACACCAGTTATCGTTCGATTTcgggattttgatatcaaattggatcGATATAACCGTAAATGTACGTTTGTCCCCATGCATTACAATCCACTATCCATGGCGTTACGCACGAGGTAATTATGAGTCGACTATTTAGGTTGTGTCCAAAACGcagccttcaacatgttcaagtttcGAGAATTTAACAGTGTTTCGAGAACGAACAGGGTCAAATAAAGTGACCCCGGTAAAGGGATAAAATTTTGACCACGTTAATGTTTTAAGAGTGTAGAGGTGGTAGACCGTTGTTCTTATTGATCAACACGGCAGCAAATAAAAAACCGTTAAAATATGGACAACCCATTTCAACCATGTTGGTCCTTAACGCAGAACCGTAAAAAGGCATATTATACAAAACTGCGAGTGCACTATTTTAACAAGCTGACATATTAACGTTCTCCTGTTTTTCTCTAAAATTCACAAATGTCATtacttttcttcaaattttgcaaACTTATTAAAATTTCGATAACATTGAACAGTTTGTTTCAAAATGTCATATCAAcagacccccccctttttttggcgCCTTCTCATTGAAtgacaccattttgacaccattttatgGTGTCAACGCTCTCACCGAAAGATTCCTGTTATACATTTAGTTTCGAACTGGTGTCGGCACAGCCCCGTCTGCTTCAAAAGTCGAGTGCTCTCCGGAAACGAAATCCATTTTTTGAGACTAAACAGCTACTCGtatgttttttttctttataggGTCAAGATTTTGATAATCTTACAGCGAAAGTAGTCAACATTACCTCTACAGAAGACTCAAaagtaagtttttattttttttaaagatgctAAAAGGAGCCTCACTGAACAATAGGCTACATTAAAACGATAACGGTCACAAATTTTGGACATCCCGTGTGACGATGATTTGCGGCACGCGGAGCTGAAAAGTACCGATTTTGGAAAGCAAGCAAAAAGGGGGAGCAAGATAttgtttggcaggtcgaaaggaggaggcaacgatttttggcacacactaCGCTCGCACCATCTATGATATTTGTCTCGTATCCCAGTTGTATCGTAGGCCATTAGCTGCCATTCAAGGTTTGAATATTAGATAACTGAAATGTGCGGCCACACCCTGGTAgaaggtgtacggggatgtgccacggtttaggggtaccttttcagcgattttgggtATTGGAAACCAAAAGTACAGATATGAGTTcaaaaaagtaggtatagagaaagccGGCATTCTAAAGCCTGCGAACAATTAAACCCCATGCGATATAGACGAGCGTTCGAAATAGTCCTTCGAGAAGGAGGGGATGGGGGCTCGGCGAAGCGAAGCCAAAGGCCGAGCAGCGAGCTAGCTATatatatagtataggcctatagtttctaATATCGGCCGACGAGAGTTTGAATGACTAGTACGAAACGTTAGCCGTTAGGAACAGATCCACAAAGTCCCCTATAAGTTACCCCTTATCAATGGTTATCATAATCATGACAATGAGCCGTTatgtatatttttcttttctgtttcAGGAAGAGATACAATTGATCTTACATGATGATGTCTTTTGCTTCGGCCTTTGCTGCCTTCTTAGTTCTGATTTCCGTCACATTGTCACTGTCGCCAAACCCAAACACGACACCAAACACGACGCCAATGTCACCGACCGAACCAGCAACGACAACTTCAAATGCCGAACATTACGAGGAGTACGACGCAAGTAGACCTACTTGTAAGACATGCTGTCATGGCTTGCCCGGTCCGCCGGGCGTTCCGGGGGTGCCCGGGTCATTAGGAACGTATGGAATGCCAGGCCCAAGAGGAAAATCCGGTCTTCCCGGTGACCCCGGATTAAGAGGAGAACGAGGCTTCAAAGGCTTGCCCGGTGAAGCCGGTGTGGCCGGACCAGTCGGCCCTGTGGGACCCCCTGGTTTAGACGGAGTAAAAGGCTTGCCCGGAATTGCCGGGCCATCCGGCCCGTCCGGCTCTATAGGACCCCGTGGTTATACAGGAAGATCCGGAAGGCCAGGTTTTTACGGTCAGAAGGGAGTGCGCGGATATCCTGGAACACCAGCACGGCAGCAACGTAAAGTGGCGTTCAGCGTTTCTTTGACGGACAGCTTTTCGGTTGATATGCCTAGTGGGCGTATTATTGTGTTTGACGAGATCTTCACGAACATAGGCGAAGGTTTCAATATTTCGGAAGGAAAATTCAAATGCCTAGTACCTGGAGTTTATGTGTTCATGTATAATATAGGCCTCCAGGAAGATCAACCAAATATTGGTTTGATGAAGAATGGCGAACGGATGTCAACGGTGTACAGCACTCGTCGAGGTGCCGACGAACACGGACAAATGAGTAGCGGGCTCATCCTGCCACTAGTCTACGGTGATGCAGTCTGGATAGAGTTTCTTGATGAAAATGGAAGGCAAATTTATAGTGACCAAAGTCGAGTGACAAATTTCTCTGGGTTTCTGTTGTAAGAGTGATATTAAAGTGAAGTCGTGACAGACAAGAAATAAAAGTAACGAGCGACgtttaaaaatctgaaaaaatatgacaaaatgccGAAAAATGGCAACTGCCCATGTTGCTGAAAACAGCTCTATGGGATCTTGTATTGGCAAGAATAATGAATGTCCGATTAAAATTTATATACATTGGTCAACTTGGAGGATGTGTGAGTAAGCTCTTCCAAAATTTGACACTGAGCCAAAATACCAACGTTTTGTCTGCTATTTCGCAAATCTGAACGAAATTAAGAAATTTTATTAGACGTTATGTGCTGAAAGAGCTCGGAAACCTCGAAGTTTGTGCTATCTTtgtaaggggctggcattttcttcggaaggggggcggggaggggtcccaaaaatacaggggggggggggtaacttcacaatcaaaatgtgcgtacaatctattaTTTTTCTTCACTATCACTTTCTTCGCTCTTAAGTTTTGGCGCGCTCCGCgtcttagttccggcaatgaataatttgtcttgagtctgtgtaggcggaaggggggaggggtcataaacattttcgacccaagatagggggggtcgtaaaaaaaatttgcccgcgatagggggatCATAAAAAATCGActctggtcaccgacatatttgggacccccccttccgaagaaaatgccagccccctaaggcTCTACTTTAAAGACACCAGTTATCGTTCGATTTcgggattttgatatcaaattggatcGATATAACCGTAAATGTACGTTTGTCCCCATGCATTACAATCCACTATCCGTGGCGTTACGCACGAGGTAATTATGAGTCGACTATTTAGGTTGTGTCCAAAACGcagccttcaacatgttcaagtttcGAGAATTTAACAGTGTTTCGAGAACGAACAGGGTCAAATAAAGTGACCCCGGTAAAGGGATaaaattttgactaagttaatGTTTTAAGAGTGTAGAGGTGGTAGACCGTTGTTCTTATTGATCAACACGGCAGCAAATAAAAAACCGTTAAAATATGGACAACCCATTTCAACCATGTTGGTCCTTAACGCAGAACCGTAAAAAGGCATATTATACAAAACTGCGAGTGCACTATTTTAACAAGCTGACATATTAGCTCATATTATTTCCTATATAAGAGTAAAATGCACATAAGGAAATTTCTTTGATTTTCTTAAAACATCATTGTCAGCTGTAAAAAGAACTGAAGAAAATGTTTAACAGCATTTTAACGCACCATGTTTATGCTTCCAAAAACGTGTTCGCGCTCTTTTTACGTGTGTGCCCCCTAAAAATTATGCAGAGTGATTGCTTTCTCCTTGTTTGCATTATGCATGCAAACCGATGAAAGAAATAATGCTGCTATGTattatatacactaagccaaaaaagaaactgaTAATATTTCATAAGGTCATATCCTgcgcatcaaaatgaaccaaaatttcacacaggattgcttcaatactctactctaaacacatgtcagtaaccaagaaGTTGTCCAACgtacacaacagcaaaatacactgacattgaacagcttcctggacaacattcacagcccaataattggcactcaGCAcaggaaatctgtgagaatgcgtataagatccttacacagatgacaatttccaaagagtaagtggaatagtgtggaacgggctaATTTCtacttttcacgcactttcttcaagattccacttactcacagatttcttgtgctgggtaccaattattgggctgtgaaaagtgtgaatgttgtccaggaagctgttccatgtcagtgcatgttgctgttgtgtcagttggaactgcttggttactgacatgtgtttaaagtagagtattgaagtaatcctgcatgtgtataattttggttcattttgatgcacataattttaagatatgaccttgttaaaaattataagtttcttttttggcttagtgtatcagaaccaaatgcagtaccgattaaattttagattctcatgggggggggggcggcgaaATCTGTTTTGTTAAATTATCAATATCCTGATTGTGGCGTCTTATTTTGGACATCTAAACCTATACATTTGTTTCTCAACTTTCCGCTACTCGCTATCCAAAttcaatttcactccaaattgaagctataaTACTAATTGCTTAGTATCGAGGATTTGTATATAAAAGTAAAACATTAAATTGCTCTGAAGAAGCATGCGTGCAATGCAAGGAAAATAAGCCTGGTGGTCCCGGTGAGCCCTTTAATTAATATAAAACATCATTTTCAATTTTCTGCTAAAAACActgcaattttgacattttactgAAAGCTGAAGCATACGATGTTTGTATTATCGCCTACATGTATTGCAATAGATTTTGGTAGCTATCATGCAGATCATGTTAAATGCGCCATAGTTGGCAGAGATACAGTACAGAGCTAATCATATGCATTATAGGCTATGGAGCCATTTTATAACAGCACCCATATTTGTTGGGAAAATGTCATTGAACTTTTATACAGTGGTCAATTTTTGCAAACTTGCTCGGACTTGGTTTAGTACAACAATAATGTGTtcatctggtcataaggattcggGAAAAGTATAGTTTTACTTACCTGCGAtttacggttatggagttatgggcaaatagGTAGCAGTGTGACGTCACATGTCTAATTTGGGCTCCACATTGGGCGAAAATGACCATTGCTCCGGTGTCGTTGAAACGggtctcaaattattcgtctTACCATGAGAAATcagaaaagaaaaagaatagtttgttcTATGTATGATGTTTGTTACACAGCAAAATAGGACAATACCCATCGAATCGCATTGAGTTCTATACCGGGTTCTATATCAGTTTCTATATCGAGTCATTTCTGACCTTGAcaatatcagtggcgtagcgtcataggggcacggggaggcacgtgcccccaatcgatccgattttttttaaaatcccataggaaaattggcgAAAAACGGcgtgtgcccccaatcagatccggtgccccccaatcatggtcggtgcccccccccccgccaaatgtgatgacccacgctacaactatcatttttctgatttcttgcaacaagatgAATAGTTTGAGACCATTCAacaaaatcttttttttaaagttttattttCGCCCCTTCGGAGCCAAAATTAAACATAAAATTATGATGTCCTAGTACCGTACATCATAGATACCgtcaaagtataggcctacttttattgaATCCTTATGGCCAGAGGATGACGATGGTGTGGGTCATGAGCAAGTTTGAGTAACTTTAAACTTGACCCCTgtgtaaagttcaatgacctttttccaCTAAGCGGGGTGGGCGTGGTgctgttgaaatggctccatcAGATGTAGATACTATTACTCTGCCAAATACggcaactttaacatgatttgcacgattaaAATCTCTTGAACTATTAGGCCTATAAAGCCTGATTCTGATTgattaaacaaaattatttgatagatACATAGCTTGACGAATCTAGACTCCTGTGATTTCTAAATGTGTCATTGTATATATTctattaaggttatacgatgtattgttggtcgaagcagcagaaacagaaaaaaaagtagttcacagcatcttgcgaatggtagtgagctttagcaaaaattgcattgctcaattcatagcgagcgtgtagaagaattcaaatatcacagataggcctatacttttgtagtcctgtggttcttgagtatgttgtaaagagggctgaaacaacaacacttttgtaaaacgtatatacataactcattaacaacaataaattaagcaagttttcaaagtatatgatttgtagaatgaacttttgcaaaacaccaaagtgttatttttcaataatatattgattcagataatgacaaTCTATTTTCTTTGGCTGCTTCGCCCAACattacctcgtatacccttaagtgtATAAATGGCATAgcaactaaaaataaaaaaacacattctatatattttatttgttgGTCAGCTATTACAACACCATGGGTTGCCCTATCGCTATGATCACTAGCTGATGGGGAGAGTGCCCTATAATGCACGTAATTTTGGTCATAGTGGAAGATCAGCAAGAGCCAATTAGATAAAAATTGATAGttaattccaaaatattttttatttccgATACACTTAGCCATGGACATTGTACGTTGATACAAATCTTTTATGAGTATGAttatttttgaaacattattaTATTGATGTTCATTCGTATAATTGGCATATTACTATGATTATAACATCATATTCCGAATTTCCAGGGCGATTTTCAAACAAATTTGacctattaaattattttatcacTGGGCACAACAGTTATTGATATGAATCTAAGGTGGGTTAGTTTAAACACATAATGACATGACGATCGTGCTTGAAACGTGATAATTATGACGGTTAGTGCCCAAAATTCGCCAACTTCGAATTTACAAGTAACCATGGCAACGCTGTGTTTTGACAACTTTCTTtttcatattgcataacaaatttCTGAGCAAAActtaaatattttgtcattttttatctCTTATCGAGCATGTCGAGTCAGGGTTCACAATGATGAGAATCAACCATGTAATGTATGTCAACTATCATGATTATACTCAAAGACAATCAAATTTCCTTGTATTATACATAATTTAATTGTACAGTTTTCTATATAAACGTGCTGTgcatgtgatttgcataaagaatagattcctatttaaatgttagttttcactgatctagtgtccacttttaattttgagctaaacaaatgaggtaaaaccaatcttgctatttcattccagcgcctacaatgcgtgtattaacTTTCCGATcgtatttaattattttgatgaatattggcgtagcttcacacagctaggacgaaTAAACAAagcgtaagacgaatagcgatatgtacacagtttatacgtcaagatgtaagacgaatagcgatatgcacacatttTATACGTCCgactgattcaatgattcaataataCACATGTCAGTACCCGATGTCtttagccaccactcgatcggtgaactctgaataaaaccggagatctccggttttaatataaaaacttaaattttactttaattataGCACTTCGGGCTAAACagtcttttacatggtattttgGTACACCATTGGCCATttatacaatcatgcaaaaaataaattcaaaattgagggcgtcgctgtggagagCAAATCACACCTATCATAAATACAAGGGTGGGGTGTGTGAAGGGTGTTGGGCAGTGATAACACCAGGGGACATGGTGGGCATTTCCCCCAGTCAAAATAAGAAATCGGCAACTTTTTGTTCTTGTCCCTCCTCCTTTATCCTCCCtcccgaaaaaaaaaatccggtgACGTATGGGGCCAGTGTTTTTTTATCCAAAAATTCAGTGCTATCATGGGTTGTAAAAGTGTGTGTTTCTTTTTCCAACAAGTAAATCTTACATTTATAGGCCAAACGTACGTGTTTTTATCCCACGTATTTCCGTGGTGGTATTAATTTTGCACATCAGTATACAATTTTCTTATTTTGAGATACTTTGAACGTTGACGTCCTTAAAATGCTATACCTCTATAGACACCCAATGGTATGAACTTCGGTGACgtataaaagtgaaaatattTCTGCTATAAAAGTATGTCAAGTAATTCAGAGGAAAGACATAATTCACATCGCTGCTGAAGATATCAGTTTGCCATAGAGGAATATCCCTGTCCAGTTTGCCATATTATAGAGGAATACTCTGTTCTTCACAGCCTACAGGTGAGTGTTTGCTACATCAAAGTTCTCGCTCTCTGTCTTTGTTTTTTCTAGTTCACCCCTTATCCTTTTCTACCTCCTCTCGctttgtataggcctaaatatgtcTCTCTCCCTCCACCCACCCCTCTCACCCTCTCCTCACTCTGTGCTCTACGTTATCTTTATAACTTTTGTTTTCTCTAGAACATACGTGTTTTAATGGTATTCAACTATTCACATCGAAAATTGTTTCGCCGAAAAATGCCTTTGTCGTAATTGTGGAGAAAATTACAGCATGGACATTTTACTGATGTGATATACGTTTAACCAAAACGTATATTTTCCCTGTTCACTTATTTTCCTTGATGATACTTTTATAATTTATTAACCAAGCTAATCATATAATTTCACATCTTACACcgtataaaatatttttttgttctcgtcccctcccgcctcaatttctgggatttccAAAAATTTGAAGAATTGGAATGCTTTTCGAAAACTTCATACAAtatgtttattagagaacaaggatcaatTTCTATAGTTTGTCTGTGGTGCTCTATAGGGTTGATCCCTCTCAGAATCTCACTTAAAAAACACTCCCTGATCAATTCATAACATTTTCCGTCAACAAATTAATTTCATGTGGCCTTAAGGGAACTggatggaatgagcgttttgagcatttcgacagcattttttgtgggacatgagagcacatcagacctatcgaattgcattctgaatacgaagaatgtctttctgatatcaaataattttcattttatgaaattcacgatataatacaaattgtatgacaaattattaaaatttgatatttttcacattttggagatataacagtcctcgaagtaaattgtatacatttaatgatatagtcttaaagtgtatgtagctgggaggaaaagccgatgatcaattgaaaattttgaccgttcatattgaagatatggatttttttcccaaaaagacctaatttattttggtgttttgggaaaaaaatccatatcttcaatacgaaaggtcaacattttcaattgatcgtcggcttttcatcccacctacatacactttaagtataaatcatcacatttataaagtttaccgcGCGTACTGTTAaagatcaaaaatatcaattcttaataatttgccataaaatgtgtattacattgcgaatttcaaaaaatcaaaattatttgatatcagaaggccattcttcgtattcagaatgcaattcgatatgtctgatgtgctctaatgtcccacaataaatactgtccaaacgttcataccccttcccttaaccatgttaactgacaataatcatcatcagtcggctgcggagcagacgactacaagctttctacaactgttgcgatcttgggcaagcgaaacagtcttgtttggctgcagcatcccttcagtatctcccagggaGTGCTggacataattattgcaaaggcattgatcttgttttcc encodes the following:
- the LOC140159138 gene encoding uncharacterized protein; amino-acid sequence: MMMSFASAFAAFLVLISVTLSLSPNPNTTPNTTPMSPTEPATTTSNAEHYEEYDASRPTCKTCCHGLPGPPGVPGVPGSLGTYGMPGPRGKSGLPGDPGLRGERGFKGLPGEAGVAGPVGPVGPPGLDGVKGLPGIAGPSGPSGSIGPRGYTGRSGRPGFYGQKGVRGYPGTPARQQRKVAFSVSLTDSFSVDMPSGRIIVFDEIFTNIGEGFNISEGKFKCLVPGVYVFMYNIGLQEDQPNIGLMKNGERMSTVYSTRRGADEHGQMSSGLILPLVYGDAVWIEFLDENGRQIYSDQSRVTNFSGFLL